GAATTTGATTCATCTCGTACCTTTTTTATAAATGATGTAAGTGAAGGAATCTCTTTGATGTCAACAATAGAGTTTATCTCTTTTATTATAAGTTTTTTTATCTTACCGCTTTCTTTTGTTAAAATGCCTTTTACATTTTCCATTATGAAGTATTTCGGCTGTAAAACCTTAATGACTTCTAAATAATGAGAAAATAAGTCGTCTTTTTTGTCGAATTTCTTTCTTTTTCCTGCAAGGCTAAAACTTTGACAAGGTGGACCACCACAAACAACATCTATTTTTCGACCATCTATTTTTTCCAACAAATTGTCTAAAAAGTCTGGTTCAGTAATATCTTGTTTGAGAAATTTGGCATCTAAACCCAATTGATGATTGTAACGAACAACGTGAGTGAGTTCGCAGTTTTCGTTTATATCGTTAGCTACTACAAAATCAAAGAATTTGTTATTATGTTCAGCTTGTAAAAATCCCTCACTAAAACCACCAGCTCCTGCAAATAAATCAACAAAAGTGAATGGTTTTCCGTAAAGCGAAACCTGTTCTTTTACGATATTTACATTGCTATTTTCTTTATAATTTTCTATGTGTTCATTTAAGACGCTTTTAACTTCGTCTTGAATAAAAGTCTTTTTGTTGGAATGGTGCAGAAGTTCGTCAGCTCGTTCTCTTAAAAAATCTAAATAATGATTGATTTCGTGTGATTCTACAGATAATCCAATTGCTTTTTGTTTTGATTTATCGAAGTTTTTCGGTTCTATTTTTTGTCCAGTTGAAATTTTAACTTGACTTCCATTGCAGTTGATTCGTAGATGAATTGGGGCGAACCCTTTTTTGTCAGCTTTGTCTAAATAAAAATTAATTGTTGCCATAATTATTTGCGGACGTTTTTACGTACACGGACAAATTTACGGACATTTTTTAAATTTTTTAGATATAGGGGTAAATTGTTTAGATTGTCGAATCGATTGGTAAGTTATTTAGTAAACACAAATAATTAGTCGAATCCATAAATAGCTTCAATATATTCCACCAACAACTCGAATTCCTGTGGCTTTTTATTCCCAATCAAAAAGCGCAATTCTTCAATAGTTTTTTGGTCAAAATTGGGGAGGTCTACTTTTCTACCACGAAAGGTAGGGCGGAGGTCGGCCAAGGTAAATTCTAGGGTTTGCCAGTCGCCCGTAGTATCAAATTCCGTGATATAACTGTAATAGGCCTTGCGGTCATGTTTTACCCGAAACTGGTAGGACTTGCCATCACCCTTTAGGCGTATACGAATTTTACTTTCGGGACTAACGCTTAGGGTTTCCATAGCGCAACGTACGGAGGAGAATCCGCCGTTATTTTCTAGGGAAACTTCTCCTGAAAATTGGCCATAACCTTCGCTGGTCAGGGAAAACGAACCTGAAGAACGGCCACCCATGACCACATCGTCTACGACCTTCCAGTTATTCGTGGTTGGGTTTTCTTTAAAATTTACGATGGTCTGTGCGGTCATAGGAACGGAAATTAGAAGAGTAAGTAGTAGTAATTTAGTTAACATACGGTATGCCAAGGATACATCATTTATTCGTGTTATTTTAATGCAATCAAACTTTTGAAGTGTTCTATTTTTTTTAGCTGTTAGCTGTTAGCTGTTGGCTACTGGCTACTGGCTCACACCTTTATACCCTTTCCCCTTCACTATCAGAGACCTACGCTTTCACAAACACCATACAATGCTGCCAGGGCAGGTTATCCTTATTCTCTTTGAGTATCAGTCCCACCGACTTTAGTTCTTTTACCGCTTGGGCTTCGGTCATTTTATGTGATTTTTTAATGGGGACATTCGGGTCTTCGCCACGGTATTCGATGAGATATAGTTTACCATTGGGTCTCATGGCTTTTTTAATGGAGGCCATCATCTCATAGGGAAAGCTCATTTCGTGGTACACATCCACAATGAGCACCTTGTCTACCGAATTGGGTTTGAGGTTAATGTTTTTTTCACTGCCTTTGACCAGGGTCACGTTTGCGAATTTACCGTCGGATTTTTTATTCCGCATGGCGGTCAGCATCTCCTCTTGAATATCTACCGCGTAGATGGTTCCTTGCGTAGCCTTCCTTGCCATTCGAAATACATGATAACCGGAGCCGGCCCCAACGTCCGCAATGTCATCGGTCTTGGAGATATTCATGTTTTCGAATAAGGTAGTGGTGTTTTCTTCGGTCTCACGTTCATCGCGTTCTAACCAGGGCATGCCTTGGTAGCCCATGACGTGCGCAATCTCCCGGTCCATATACCATTTTCCGATACCGCTGCGGTCACCGTCCTTAAGCGTATAGCGATTTTCTTGAGCGGCTAGGGAACTTGTAGTCAACAAAAGGAACAGACTCAGAAGTTGTGAAATTCTTTTTTTCATTTAAATGAGATTTTCTTTTACGCGATAATCGATATTTATAGAGCTCCGACACTTGCGTCGAAATAAATGTTGACTTTCCTTAAAATGCCTCATGCGCTTGGCTCGAGGTAATTTACAATAGTTGTCTAAAGGTACAAATTAGGGGATTGTTGAAGCCTTAAGGAAAGTTTAAAGTTATCGTTCCTACACCTCCCTTAGTCCCTCCTTCTTAGGAGGGAAACTCATGCGCCATAAATATTTAAAAATAAATATCCGCAGCAGTAGCAGTCCATTTTTATAAGGGGACGTTGCAAGAGCAGTGGGCGAGCTGTTGCGGCAACTAGGGAGGTGTTTTAATGACTAGGGAGGTGTCATTCAGCGACAATATCTGGAGGTACACCTCCATTTTCTTCAAAGGTTAGTATGTAATCCTCTATAGCTCGGAGTACGTTCTCCATATCATTCATCACTTGATAATCGGAAAAGCGCAAAACCCGTACGCCTAACGAATTCAGTCTTTTTGTCTTCTTCACGTCTTTTTCCCATACTTCAAGAATTTGGTGAGAGTAGCCGTCCAATTCTATAGCCAGTTGAAGTTTGTTACAAAAAAAGTCTACGATAAATTCATCAATAGGTTTTTGGCGATGAAAATCATAGCCATACATTTGGTCTCTTTTCAGTTTTTGCCAAAGCCGAACTTCCGATTTAGTCGAGTTGTTTCTCAATTGACGGGCCAGTTCCTTTAGTTTTGGGTTGTACTTAATTATCATTACTTCGAGCTTAATCAAATATAAAAATTTGATTGGACACATCCTTTAATCTCCTTGCTTCGATTTTACTCGGCACATGCTTTTTAGAAGGGGGGCTGATACTCTTGAAAACAAAACGGTTTCCCTACCAATAAGGCGACGTTGCATATGCAGTGGGCGAGCTGTTGGGGAGGAAGGGGAGGTATATTAATTGCAGGGAGGTGTTGTTTTGGACATTTATTCTTGCTAGAAAGCTGTGGATAATTGTAAGGTAGTTTATCGTGCTACACTCCCCTTAATCCCCTCTTATTAGAGGGGAAACTCATATTCTTGTAAAACATAACAGTTTTTTTCATAGTAAGGCAACGTTGTGTATGCAGTGGGCGAGCTGTTGCCTTGGCAAGGGAGGTGTGTCAATTGCAGGGAGGTATTGCTTGGAGTAATTTGTTTTTACAAGAGCAAATAGTTAATTTGATATACATCCTTTAGTACCTCGCTGCGACTCCGCTCGGTAGATGCTTAGTAGAGTGGGGACCTGATACTCTTGAAAACAAAACAGTTTCCCTCCTAGTAAGGAGGGATTAAGGGAGGTGTTCTAATAGTGTAAAAAGGAACCCAATAAGTCCACAAAATCCCAATTCCTCGACCCTATAATTTCAAATTTGGCAAAAACATGGGTGTTTTCCTTTATTCGTAGACTTTTTCGTATCTTTTTGAGGACCAATTTCAAAGAACCCTTATGAAACAAAAGACAATTCTAGTTATACTTGCCCTATGCGGTATAACGAGTGCCTTTGCACAAAAAAAAGTATCCAAAAAACAAATTGAGAAGCTTAAGACCGAAGCTGCCGCAATCGTGGAGGCCAACAAAAAGCAGTCCCAGGTAATGGTAGATAAAATTTTCAGTTTTGCCGAACTGGGTTTTCAAGAAGTAGAATCTTCAAAATACCTTACAGGAATTTTATCGGACAACGGTTTTGAAATCGAAAACTCCATTTCGGGTATTCCTACGGCCTGGTTCGCTACTTGGAGCAATGGCAAAGGTCCAACGATTGCTTTAGGTAGTGATGTGGATTGCATACCCAAAGCGTCACAATATCCGGGAGTGGCCTATCATAAACCTATCGTGGCAGGTGCGCCAGGTCATGGTGAGGGACATAATGCTGGCATTCCCATGAACATTTCCTCAGCATTAGCCGTAAAACAAATTATGGAACGGGAAAATATTGGAGGAACTTTACTAGTCTGGCCCGGTATTGCCGAGGAACTCGTAGCGGCTAAAGCGTGGTATGTTAGAGACGGACTTTTCGACGATATAGATATGTGCATTTTTACGCACGTAAGTAGCAACCTCAGTGTTTCTTACGGCCCAACGAGGGGAACGGGTTTAATCTCTGTAGAGTATGCTTTTGAGGGAGAATCCGCTCACTCCGCCGGCTCCCCATGGCGTGGTAAAAGTGCGCTGGACGCGGCCGAGTTGATGAATATCGCTTGGAATTATAAAAGAGAGCATTTGCACCCGCTAAGACGTTCACATTCCATCTTTACGGATGCTGGAGACCAACCCAACGTCGTGCCTTCCAAGGCCGCCATTTGGTTTTATTTTAGGGATATTAAGTACGATGGGATTATGGAAATGTACGAGGAAGCGAACAAAATGGCCGAAGGTGCCGCCATGATGACCGGAACAACCGTAAAGCATAAAGTACTCGGAGCCGCATGGCCAAGGCATTACAATAAGGTCATTGCAGAAACCATGTACGAGAATATAAAAAAGGTAGGACTACCCACTTGGTCCGAAGCCGACCAAACATTGGCCAAGGCGGTACAGACCGAGGTCAATTCCAAAAAAATAGAAGGCTTAGGTACTGAGCTTTCTCCATTAGGATTACCGGTAATAGAACCTATAAGCGGGGGTTCTGATGATATTGGGGATATTTCCTGGAAAGTACCCACGGTAACCATGCGCTTTCCTTCTAACATTCCTGGTTTGCAAGGGCACCACTGGAGTAACGCCATTACTATGGCAACACCTATTGCACATAAAGGAGTGGTTGCAGGAGCCAAGGCCGAAGCCATGACCATCATAGATTTTCTATTGAAACCAGAACTGCTAACGGGTGCTTGGGACTATTTTAATAACGAACAGACTAAGGAGACCAAGTTTATTCCGATGATTTCTGAAAGTGATATGCCGCCTATTTACTTGAATGCCGATAAACAAGGACAGTTTCGTTCTCAGCTAGAAAAATTCTACTATGACGAAACCAAGTACGACACTTATTTAGAACAGTTAGGTGTGGAATACCCTACCTTAAAGGAATAAGTTCCGCCTAATTCATAGTATGATATACCCCTACGAGTTATTTAGTTTGTAGGGGTATTTTTTTTGTCTCTATTTGGAGTTATAAAGCCATCATATTATAGTTTGATTTCTAGACTAATGATTAATACTGGTAATAGTATGAAAATAAAACCAGGTATGTTATCTTGGTAAATTTATATTACGAAACAGCATATCAACTTATGAAGTCTACAACACCGGAAAATACGAAAGAAAAAACGGACTGTGCCGTAACCTTTTGCATGGCTCAAATAGGAGGGAAGTGGAAACCTATTATTCTATTTAGAATCTCTAAGGGAACTAATAGATTTACAAGGCTTTTAAAGGAGATTGACGGTATTAATCGGCAAATGCTCAGTAAACAGCTAAAAGAGTTGGAGAAATCTGGAATATTGGAGCGGAAACTATTTCCAGAGATTCCGCCCCGGGTAGAGTATTCTTTAACTCCGTTCGGGAAGTCTTTGATGCCTGTAATTCAATCCATGAAGCGATGGGGTATTAAACATCAGACTAAGAAAAAAACTAAATCCGCTCAAAGCACGAATCAATTGCCCTTGTTTGATTGAACAGGAAACGCTATACCAATTTTCTTTCCAATAGCGCCATATAGAAGCCGTCAAAACCACTCTTGGAGGCATAGATTTTCTTATCATTTATTAGGGAAAAGTCGTTTCCTTCATCACTCGATAAAAAGGATTTTACCTGGTCTAAATTTTCTTGTGGCAAAATGGAACATGTAGCATAGACCATTTTTCCTCCGGGCTTTAAGATTTTACTGTAGCTCCTAAGGATTTCTTGTTGTGTCTTGGTGATTTTATCCAAGAATTCTGGCTGCATTTTCCATTTGGTATCCGGATTTCTTCGGATTACGCCCAAACCGGTACAAGGCGCATCAATCAATACGCGATCAGCACTACCATATAGTTTTTTGAACACTTTGGTGGAATCGATTTCCCTAGGTTCTATATTATGCGCACCGTTTCTCCTTGCTCTTCTTTTCAGTTCCTTTAGTTTGCTACCGTAGATATCCATTGCAATCAACTGACCCTTGTTTTCCATTAAGGCCGCTAAGTGAAGCGATTTACCTCCGGCACCCGCACAAGTATCTACGACACGTTGCCCCGGTTTTACATCCAACATAGCCGACACCAATTGCGAGGAAGCATCTTGAACTTCAAAAAAGCCGTTTTTAAAACTCTGAGTAACGAAAACATTAGCTCGCTCGGGTAAACGCAGAGCCGAGGCGTATCCTTTGATAGGTTCGGTGACAATACCTTCATCGAGTAAGGCTTTGCGAAGTTTTTCTTT
This genomic window from Maribacter sp. MJ134 contains:
- a CDS encoding amidohydrolase, with the translated sequence MKQKTILVILALCGITSAFAQKKVSKKQIEKLKTEAAAIVEANKKQSQVMVDKIFSFAELGFQEVESSKYLTGILSDNGFEIENSISGIPTAWFATWSNGKGPTIALGSDVDCIPKASQYPGVAYHKPIVAGAPGHGEGHNAGIPMNISSALAVKQIMERENIGGTLLVWPGIAEELVAAKAWYVRDGLFDDIDMCIFTHVSSNLSVSYGPTRGTGLISVEYAFEGESAHSAGSPWRGKSALDAAELMNIAWNYKREHLHPLRRSHSIFTDAGDQPNVVPSKAAIWFYFRDIKYDGIMEMYEEANKMAEGAAMMTGTTVKHKVLGAAWPRHYNKVIAETMYENIKKVGLPTWSEADQTLAKAVQTEVNSKKIEGLGTELSPLGLPVIEPISGGSDDIGDISWKVPTVTMRFPSNIPGLQGHHWSNAITMATPIAHKGVVAGAKAEAMTIIDFLLKPELLTGAWDYFNNEQTKETKFIPMISESDMPPIYLNADKQGQFRSQLEKFYYDETKYDTYLEQLGVEYPTLKE
- a CDS encoding winged helix-turn-helix transcriptional regulator, which produces MKSTTPENTKEKTDCAVTFCMAQIGGKWKPIILFRISKGTNRFTRLLKEIDGINRQMLSKQLKELEKSGILERKLFPEIPPRVEYSLTPFGKSLMPVIQSMKRWGIKHQTKKKTKSAQSTNQLPLFD
- a CDS encoding CIA30 family protein — protein: MTAQTIVNFKENPTTNNWKVVDDVVMGGRSSGSFSLTSEGYGQFSGEVSLENNGGFSSVRCAMETLSVSPESKIRIRLKGDGKSYQFRVKHDRKAYYSYITEFDTTGDWQTLEFTLADLRPTFRGRKVDLPNFDQKTIEELRFLIGNKKPQEFELLVEYIEAIYGFD
- a CDS encoding RsmB/NOP family class I SAM-dependent RNA methyltransferase, translating into MKLHRNLVFAVIDALNLIFNENEYADKVVQKVLKYDKRWGSRDRGFIAETTYEMVRYKRLYTEIAATKAPFSRPDLFRMWAVWAVLKGIKLPDWKQIEPTPERRIKGKFDELSKIRKYREAVPDWIDELCEKSLGEKLWTAEIAKLNEPAEVILRTNTLKTTKEKLRKALLDEGIVTEPIKGYASALRLPERANVFVTQSFKNGFFEVQDASSQLVSAMLDVKPGQRVVDTCAGAGGKSLHLAALMENKGQLIAMDIYGSKLKELKRRARRNGAHNIEPREIDSTKVFKKLYGSADRVLIDAPCTGLGVIRRNPDTKWKMQPEFLDKITKTQQEILRSYSKILKPGGKMVYATCSILPQENLDQVKSFLSSDEGNDFSLINDKKIYASKSGFDGFYMALLERKLV
- a CDS encoding endonuclease domain-containing protein; its protein translation is MIIKYNPKLKELARQLRNNSTKSEVRLWQKLKRDQMYGYDFHRQKPIDEFIVDFFCNKLQLAIELDGYSHQILEVWEKDVKKTKRLNSLGVRVLRFSDYQVMNDMENVLRAIEDYILTFEENGGVPPDIVAE
- a CDS encoding class I SAM-dependent methyltransferase codes for the protein MKKRISQLLSLFLLLTTSSLAAQENRYTLKDGDRSGIGKWYMDREIAHVMGYQGMPWLERDERETEENTTTLFENMNISKTDDIADVGAGSGYHVFRMARKATQGTIYAVDIQEEMLTAMRNKKSDGKFANVTLVKGSEKNINLKPNSVDKVLIVDVYHEMSFPYEMMASIKKAMRPNGKLYLIEYRGEDPNVPIKKSHKMTEAQAVKELKSVGLILKENKDNLPWQHCMVFVKA